One window of Candidatus Marinarcus aquaticus genomic DNA carries:
- a CDS encoding ATP-dependent helicase, whose amino-acid sequence MSEHILSSLNESQKVAASHIDGSLLILAGAGSGKTKTITSRLAYLISIGIDPASILTLTFTNKAAREMQQRAFAMIENASTQPLLCTFHKFGLLFLKFHMKELNRKGNFIIIDTDDKKRILKSIDKELTTALVASEISKYKNSVLSPAEAKASAQLKMYQQIADVYEKYENYLKENNLVDFDDLILLPYKILEQNKELCDEISQKYQYIMVDEYQDTNELQYKLLKKICSTHNNICVVGDDDQSIYGWRGATIKNILNFPNIFENTTVIKLEHNYRSTDTILNHANQLIEHNRDRMGKKLIGTKDKGNSIKVYESQDENEETRKICDDIKKLIDSGVSPKDIAILFRVNALSRSLEEGFNKAKINYQLVGGMKFYERAEIKDLIAYFRTLTNRNDNFSLKRIVNKPKRGIGKTTIDKLDAQSVEMDKSIFNIIEDATPEELSAIVGKKNARTLKVFVASMMDLEDVMNESKMKFLDAFEDTFDFRASFDNLPDGFERQANIDEFYGYIRDYFIQNPHLNLEDFLNEIALESDQDTLMHESVSMMSIHASKGLEYKHIFIIGLEEGFFPIIGDGSDIEEERRLGYVAITRAMDELTLSFVHSRFYKGKRAVLLKSRFLSESGLIKGCLTIEKQSGFKKGDLVQHKIFGMGRVQKSVKAGKDYKLSINFGGTKRDILSSFVEKI is encoded by the coding sequence ATGTCGGAACATATTTTATCATCATTAAATGAGTCGCAAAAAGTTGCTGCATCACATATTGATGGATCCCTTCTTATCCTTGCAGGTGCAGGCAGTGGAAAAACAAAAACCATCACCTCTCGACTGGCATATCTTATCTCCATTGGAATTGACCCCGCTTCTATTTTAACCTTGACATTTACTAATAAAGCGGCACGTGAGATGCAACAACGCGCATTTGCAATGATAGAGAATGCTTCTACACAACCTTTGTTGTGTACTTTTCATAAATTTGGTCTGTTGTTTTTAAAATTCCATATGAAAGAGTTGAACCGAAAAGGCAACTTTATTATCATTGACACCGATGATAAAAAACGAATTTTAAAATCAATAGATAAAGAGTTAACCACAGCATTGGTTGCCAGTGAAATCTCTAAATATAAAAACTCAGTACTCTCTCCTGCTGAAGCAAAAGCAAGCGCCCAACTTAAAATGTATCAACAAATTGCCGATGTATATGAAAAGTATGAAAACTATCTCAAAGAGAACAATCTGGTCGATTTTGATGATTTGATTTTACTTCCTTATAAGATTTTGGAACAAAATAAAGAGTTGTGCGATGAAATCAGTCAAAAGTATCAATATATAATGGTCGATGAGTATCAAGACACCAATGAGTTGCAGTATAAATTACTTAAAAAAATCTGTTCAACACACAATAATATTTGTGTGGTTGGGGATGATGATCAATCCATTTATGGTTGGCGTGGTGCGACGATTAAAAATATTTTGAATTTCCCCAATATTTTTGAAAATACCACGGTGATTAAACTGGAGCATAACTATCGTTCAACCGATACAATTTTAAATCATGCGAATCAATTAATCGAACATAACCGTGATCGAATGGGTAAAAAACTTATTGGTACGAAAGATAAAGGCAATTCGATTAAGGTCTATGAATCTCAAGATGAAAATGAAGAGACACGAAAAATTTGTGATGATATTAAAAAACTTATCGATTCTGGTGTGAGTCCTAAAGACATTGCTATTTTATTTAGAGTCAATGCCCTTTCACGTTCACTCGAAGAGGGATTTAATAAAGCAAAAATCAATTACCAACTTGTAGGGGGTATGAAGTTCTATGAACGCGCTGAAATTAAGGATTTGATTGCCTATTTTAGAACGTTGACCAATCGCAATGATAACTTCTCTTTAAAAAGAATTGTCAATAAACCCAAACGGGGAATTGGTAAAACAACCATAGATAAACTTGATGCCCAATCCGTAGAGATGGATAAATCTATTTTTAATATCATTGAGGATGCAACACCTGAAGAGTTAAGTGCCATTGTTGGAAAGAAAAATGCACGTACACTGAAAGTATTTGTGGCATCAATGATGGATTTAGAAGATGTGATGAATGAATCTAAAATGAAGTTCTTAGATGCATTTGAAGATACCTTTGATTTCAGAGCTTCGTTTGATAACTTGCCAGATGGATTTGAACGGCAAGCCAATATCGATGAGTTCTATGGATATATCCGAGACTACTTCATACAAAACCCACATCTGAATTTAGAAGATTTTTTAAATGAGATTGCTTTAGAGAGTGACCAAGATACACTCATGCACGAAAGTGTTTCCATGATGAGTATTCACGCTTCTAAAGGTTTGGAGTACAAACATATTTTTATCATTGGATTAGAAGAGGGATTCTTCCCAATCATTGGTGATGGAAGTGATATTGAAGAAGAACGACGTTTAGGATACGTTGCTATAACAAGAGCGATGGATGAACTTACTTTAAGTTTCGTACATTCACGATTTTATAAAGGAAAAAGAGCGGTACTTTTAAAGAGTCGATTTTTAAGTGAGAGTGGTTTAATCAAAGGATGTTTAACCATTGAAAAACAAAGTGGCTTTAAAAAAGGCGACTTAGTACAGCATAAAATCTTTGGAATGGGACGCGTGCAAAAGAGTGTCAAAGCAGGGAAAGATTATAAACTTTCGATTAATTTTGGAGGCACAAAGAGAGACATCCTCTCTTCCTTTGTAGAGAAAATATAG
- a CDS encoding LysR family transcriptional regulator, whose translation MLTDFAKIETFLTVVREKSFSKASAKLGISQPAVTQQMKYIEEYLDTKILERKKNGIRLTKEGTMLHSIALKLEKCVTNAEKELLKIMNKDVTFVFGASFIIGNYILPRFLNDLKENIHNDVSINVTVSGQAIEDLLDKKIDIALVENYVPEENIIYREWMDDEIVIFSNQKLPTRAKAKDLLSYKWVCRNPDSNTRAIFKESLEKANFPDCDAFDVTSEVTSATTIVQTVLHASKEGAPTVSIVSRNAIDTLLKTGVLFESRIGTQKMHRKLYIAYRKDRKHDAFIENVVDYLLKIK comes from the coding sequence ATGCTTACAGATTTTGCCAAAATAGAGACGTTTCTCACCGTCGTTCGAGAAAAATCTTTTTCAAAAGCTTCAGCGAAACTGGGGATATCTCAACCCGCTGTTACACAGCAAATGAAATATATTGAAGAGTATTTAGACACAAAAATTTTAGAGAGAAAGAAAAACGGTATTCGTCTGACCAAAGAGGGAACCATGCTTCACTCTATTGCATTAAAACTGGAAAAGTGTGTCACCAACGCAGAAAAAGAGCTGCTTAAAATCATGAACAAAGATGTCACCTTTGTATTTGGTGCCTCATTTATCATTGGGAACTATATTTTGCCACGATTCTTAAATGATTTAAAAGAGAACATCCATAATGATGTTTCAATCAATGTAACGGTTTCAGGCCAAGCCATTGAAGATTTACTCGATAAAAAAATCGATATTGCTTTGGTTGAGAACTATGTGCCTGAAGAGAACATTATCTACAGAGAGTGGATGGACGATGAGATTGTTATCTTCTCTAATCAAAAGCTTCCAACACGAGCAAAAGCGAAAGATCTTTTATCGTATAAATGGGTGTGTCGAAATCCTGATTCAAATACACGTGCCATTTTTAAAGAGAGCTTGGAAAAAGCAAACTTTCCAGACTGTGATGCCTTTGATGTCACCAGTGAAGTTACCAGTGCCACAACCATTGTACAAACAGTATTGCATGCTTCTAAAGAGGGGGCTCCAACGGTTTCAATTGTTTCACGAAATGCCATTGATACCCTGCTCAAAACAGGGGTTCTTTTTGAATCACGTATTGGCACACAAAAGATGCATCGAAAACTCTATATTGCTTATAGAAAAGACCGAAAACACGACGCCTTTATCGAAAATGTTGTAGACTACCTACTTAAAATCAAATAA